The Flammeovirgaceae bacterium genome contains a region encoding:
- the pyrR gene encoding bifunctional pyr operon transcriptional regulator/uracil phosphoribosyltransferase PyrR has protein sequence MQKKLILDSDLLDITISRLCQQLIENHGTFANSVIIGLQPRGIYLADLIQEKLRKLAGNEVPVGYLDVTFHRDDFRRREITKASEIRIPFIIEGKNVILVDDVLFTGRTVRAALEAIIAFGRPAKVELLVLIDRRYNRDLPIAPDYVGKTVNTVHSQKVLVELVAQGHHQNKIWLINKD, from the coding sequence ATGCAGAAAAAACTCATCCTGGATTCCGATCTGCTGGACATTACCATAAGCCGCCTTTGTCAACAACTCATTGAAAATCACGGTACTTTCGCTAATTCGGTCATTATCGGCCTCCAACCAAGGGGCATTTACCTGGCCGATCTGATACAGGAAAAATTAAGGAAACTTGCCGGTAACGAAGTGCCTGTCGGCTACCTGGACGTTACCTTTCACCGCGATGATTTCAGGCGTAGGGAAATAACCAAGGCAAGCGAAATCCGCATTCCGTTTATCATTGAAGGAAAGAACGTTATTTTGGTAGATGACGTGTTATTTACCGGTCGCACCGTGCGGGCAGCCCTCGAAGCGATAATTGCCTTTGGCCGCCCGGCAAAAGTAGAGCTGCTCGTATTGATTGACAGACGCTATAACCGCGACTTGCCCATCGCCCCGGATTATGTGGGCAAAACAGTGAATACGGTGCACTCACAAAAAGTGCTGGTTGAACTTGTGGCACAAGGTCACCATCAAAATAAAATATGGCTGATAAACAAAGATTAA
- a CDS encoding aspartate carbamoyltransferase catalytic subunit, with amino-acid sequence MSKLSQKHLLGIKDITEKDIQLIFETADTFKDVLNRPIKKVPSLRDVTIANIFFENSTRTRLSFELAEKRLSADVVNFSTSTSSVKKGETLLDTVNNILAMKVDMVVMRHASPGAPHFLARHIKANIINAGDGTHEHPTQALLDAYSVREKLGEVRGKKVAIIGDILHSRVALSNIFALQKLGAEVMVCGPPTLLPKFVKELGVQVELNVKKALQWCDVANVLRIQLERQQIKYFPSLREYALYYGITKATLDSLKKPIVIMHPGPINRGIELSSDAADSAHSIILDQVENGVAIRMAVLYLLAGVPS; translated from the coding sequence ATGTCAAAACTCAGTCAGAAGCACCTGCTCGGAATCAAGGACATTACTGAAAAAGATATACAACTTATTTTTGAAACAGCCGACACATTTAAGGATGTACTAAACCGGCCCATTAAGAAAGTCCCCTCACTGCGCGATGTAACCATCGCCAACATCTTTTTTGAAAATTCAACCCGGACAAGGCTGTCTTTTGAACTAGCTGAGAAACGCTTATCAGCGGATGTAGTCAACTTCTCTACTTCCACAAGCTCAGTAAAAAAAGGCGAAACTCTTTTGGATACGGTCAATAACATCCTTGCCATGAAAGTGGATATGGTGGTCATGCGGCATGCCAGCCCCGGTGCACCCCATTTTCTGGCACGTCACATCAAGGCAAACATTATCAATGCAGGCGATGGTACCCACGAGCACCCTACCCAGGCACTGCTGGATGCCTACTCCGTCCGCGAAAAACTGGGTGAAGTGCGCGGAAAAAAAGTTGCCATTATCGGAGATATTCTTCATTCAAGGGTTGCGCTATCAAACATTTTTGCGCTTCAAAAACTCGGTGCCGAAGTAATGGTCTGCGGTCCGCCAACCTTATTACCAAAATTTGTAAAGGAGTTAGGCGTACAGGTTGAACTTAATGTGAAAAAAGCCCTTCAATGGTGCGATGTGGCCAACGTATTGCGCATCCAACTTGAACGCCAGCAAATCAAGTACTTTCCTTCATTGCGTGAATACGCCCTGTATTATGGCATCACCAAAGCTACACTCGACTCCCTCAAAAAACCGATTGTAATAATGCATCCGGGGCCCATTAACCGCGGCATTGAATTAAGCAGCGATGCCGCTGACTCGGCCCATTCTATTATTCTCGACCAGGTTGAAAACGGTGTAGCTATCCGGATGGCCGTACTGTACCTGCTGGCCGGTGTTCCTTCTTAA